A region from the Metopolophium dirhodum isolate CAU chromosome 9, ASM1992520v1, whole genome shotgun sequence genome encodes:
- the LOC132952311 gene encoding adhesive plaque matrix protein-like translates to MIAGHRMCLLTLVVLLAATQTLQAAAPKPDRGLVRFTDDQHIPVRPKAVADAAKPKSSSPTKSKKPSAPAQVDAKKKTPVKPSVAAAAAAVKKSSKPVEDKYRNEFDEYMRQQIQQWQIAVVNGQQVSPPAGSQPSGQPPSSVWIQVPANGYYPPPSYPYPSYPPQQYPQPSYPPPSYPQPSYPPPSYPPPSYPPPSYPSPSYPPPSYPPPAYPQPSPYPQPSPYPQPSPYPQQPLYPPQPAPSPVSEEQELSTSAPSEGSPSQPETPGVVTPQPEYPSPPAPEYPSPPAPEYPPSTPAPEYPPSTPAPEYPPSTPAPEYPPSTPAPEPGTPPPGVSEPEIPEITQAPEYITSKPEASTDLPEVIPTYPETQQPEQPGVPLYPGQPGEVPTTVQPETSSEASTDQPAYPEKPSSETPGEEPEVTTSGGSTYSPDTDAPSPTGPPSTDALKAQCKEPRGQFPSESSCNKFINCWDETAVEQTCPAGLAFNPEKRYCDYPANVDCGSKPITVGTENGNNTKCPDGYGTYRSNENCGAFYVCVAGSPVDFVCPGGTNYNDDLKICDYPYRVDCKGLPSNPEPIETATETEVNTTYAPEVSSTTPYVPLSSAESSPATEVVPTSSTSTTLAPVADPIAIYNYNLRKIPPSMVNTGVRCSHKSIYRLTPDCSSVTLCRNGFTNILNCGHDTSYDIVSQKCLPSQRANCGRSA, encoded by the exons ATGATTGCCGGCCACCGAATGTGCCTGTTGACGCTCGTCGTCCTCCTGGCGGCCACGCAGACCCTGCAGGCCGCCGCCCCGAAGCCCGACAGGGGGCTGGTCAGGTTCACCGACGACCAGCACATCCCTGTCCGGCCGAAAGCCGTCGCCGACGCGGCCAAGCCGAAGTCCTCGTCACCAACCAAGTCAAAAAAGCCGTCGGCACCCGCGCAAGTGGACGCCAAGAAAAAGACTCCCGTCAAGCCTTCCGTCGCCGCCGCGGCCGCTGCCGTCAAGA aatCTTCGAAACCAGTTGAAGACAAATATAGAAACGAGTTTGATGAATATATGCGTCAACAAATTCAACAATGGCAAATTGCAGTTGTAAATGGTCAGCAAGTATCACCACCTGCAGGATCACAACCTTCCGGACAGCCACCATCTAGTGTATGGATCCAAGTCCCAGCTAATGGATATTACCCTCCACCATCATACCCATACCCATCATACCCTCCACAGCAATACCCGCAACCATCTTACCCACCTCCCTCTTACCCACAACCGTCTTATCCACCACCTTCATATCCACCCCCATCTTATCCACCACCATCTTACCCATCACCGTCTTACCCACCACCATCATATCCACCACCAGCATACCCTCAACCATCACCATATCCTCAACCATCTCCGTATCCTCAACCTTCACCATACCCACAACAACCATTGTATCCACCACAACCTGCACCGAGTCCAGTTTCTGAGGAGCAGGAATTATCTACATCTGCACCATCAGAAGGAAGCCCATCACAGCCAGAAACACCAGGAGTAGTAACTCCTCAACCAGAATACCCGTCCCCACCAGCACCAGAATATCCATCCCCACCAGCTCCAGAATACCCACCATCAACACCAGCACCAGAATACCCCCCATCTACACCAGCACCAGAATATCCCCCATCTACACCAGCACCAGAATACCCACCATCTACGCCAGCACCAGAACCGGGAACTCCACCACCCGGAGTCTCTGAGCCTGAAATTCCAGAAATCACTCAAGCTCCGGAGTATATTACTTCCAAACCCGAAGCGTCGACAGATCTACCAGAAGTGATCCCAACATATCCCGAAACACAACAACCTGAGCAGCCAGGAGTACCTTTATATCCTGGTCAACCAGGAGAAGTACCAACTACTGTACAACCGGAAACTTCATCTGAAGCTTCCACTGATCAACCAGCCTATCCAGAAAAACCTAGTTCTGAAACACCTGGGGAAGAGCCAGAAGTCACTACTAGTGGAGGATCCACATATTCTCCCGATACTGATGCTCCGTCACCGACAGGACCACCGTCGACAGACGCGTTAAAAGCTCAATGTAAGGAACCAAGAGGACAATTCCCGAGTGAAAGTTCTTGCAACAAGTTCATAAACTGTTGGGATGAAACTGCAGTCGAACAGACGTGTCCCGCGGGATTGGCATTTAACCCAGAAAAACGATACTGTGACTATCCGGCAAATGTAGATTGTGGTTCTAAACCTATTACag tgggAACAGAAAATGGCAATAATACGAAATGTCCAGACGGTTATGGAACATACCGTAGTAATGAAAATTGCGGAGCTTTCTATGTTTGTGTAGCTGGATCTCCAGTAGATTTCGTCTGCCCCGGTGGAACAAACTACAACGAT gaTTTGAAAATCTGTGACTATCCATACCGTGTGGACTGCAAGGGTTTGCCAAGCAATCCTGAACCAATTGAAACGGCCACTGAAACCGAAGTCAACACCACATACGCCCCCGAAGTATCGTCCACCACTCCATATGTTCCGCTGTCTTCGGCTGAGTCTTCGCCAGCCACTGAAGTCGTTCCGACATCGTCGACATCCACCACTCTTGCCCCAGTGGCCGACCCGATAGCCATTTACAATTACAACTTAAGAAAAATACCACCAA GCATGGTAAATACCGGAGTGCGTTGTAGTCACAAGAGTATTTACCGACTTACGCCAGACTGTTCTTCGGTGACCCTCTGCCGCAATGGATTTACTAATATCCTCAACTGTGGACATGATACCAGCTATGATATAGTCAGCCAAAAGTGTTTGCCAAGTCAAAGAGCAAACTG cggACGATCAGCCTAG
- the LOC132953074 gene encoding uncharacterized protein LOC132953074 yields the protein MQNVTSQRHDFVTKCLPEAERQRATGPAETIGTNCGSGACAMTGKTTTADAFGIPCTNGRRPLARPCTATWSQGPNLLMAKETETSSSYQQWGPLALSRPRSLAAYCRSGEPVNGRTVYTVSYRPPGSFRDPLPGEQPPANGYGNNDKSADEADTSRPCYPRAHDYNLYRLL from the coding sequence ATGCAGAACGTGACGTCGCAGCGACATGACTTCGTGACCAAGTGTCTGCCTGAGGCCGAACGGCAGCGGGCCACCGGGCCGGCGGAGACCATAGGCACCAATTGCGGCAGCGGCGCGTGCGCAATGACGGGCAAGACCACCACGGCCGACGCGTTCGGGATCCCGTGTACGAACGGACGACGGCCACTGGCGCGGCCGTGCACCGCCACCTGGTCGCAGGGCCCAAACTTACTGATGGCCAAAGAGACGGAAACCAGTTCGAGTTACCAGCAGTGGGGCCCGCTGGCGTTGTCCCGGCCACGGTCGCTGGCCGCGTACTGCCGGTCGGGAGAGCCGGTAAACGGCCGCACCGTGTACACAGTCAGTTACCGGCCACCCGGCTCGTTCCGCGACCCGTTGCCCGGCGAACAGCCCCCGGCCAACGGGTACGGGAACAACGATAAGTCCGCGGACGAGGCTGACACTAGCCGACCGTGTTACCCCAGAGCGCACGATTACAATTTGTATAGGTTATTGTAA